In one window of Ignatzschineria indica DNA:
- a CDS encoding peptide chain release factor 3, giving the protein MSKLAKEVARRRTFAIIAHPDAGKTTMTEKLLLFGGAINLAGSVKGRKAARHATSDWMELEQQRGISVTSSVMQFPYRDCMINLLDTPGHQDFSEDTYRTLTAVDSALMMIDCANGVEEQTIKLMNVCRLRDTPIITFINKLDRDGKEPIDLLDEVEEVLKINCAPVTWPIGMGRELKGVYHILEDYIHLYDSKERGTRSKGQIIQGLDSPELDGVLGEERANAFREEVELVRVASHEFDLEEYLAGRLTPVYFGSAITNFGVQEMLDGFVEIAPCPKKQATLTREVLADEEPLTGFVFKIQANMDPRHRDRIAFMRVCSGKYTPGMTAHHVRIGKNIRIPEALTFMASDRGHLEEAYAGDIIGIYNHGTIRIGDTFTEGEELSFKGIPDFAPELFRRARLRDPLKMKHLERGLEQLCEEGATQLFKPLRNNDLIIGAVGILQFDVVAHRLKLEYNVDCIFEHVEVSTARWVHAKDPKKFAEFKKRAEDNLAIDHHGEYVYIAPTRVNLHLAQERYPDIQFDAFREIHG; this is encoded by the coding sequence ATGAGTAAATTAGCGAAAGAAGTTGCCCGTCGTAGAACCTTTGCCATTATTGCCCACCCTGATGCGGGTAAGACCACAATGACTGAAAAGCTCCTGCTTTTTGGAGGCGCCATCAATCTTGCCGGTTCTGTCAAAGGGCGTAAAGCTGCACGTCATGCAACCTCAGACTGGATGGAGCTTGAGCAGCAACGGGGGATTTCAGTGACCTCTTCAGTTATGCAGTTCCCTTATCGCGATTGTATGATCAATCTGCTTGATACGCCGGGACACCAGGACTTCTCGGAAGATACCTACCGAACTTTAACGGCGGTGGATTCAGCGCTCATGATGATCGATTGTGCAAATGGGGTTGAGGAGCAGACAATTAAACTGATGAATGTTTGTCGTCTTCGCGATACTCCGATTATCACCTTTATCAATAAGCTTGACCGAGATGGAAAAGAGCCGATCGATCTTCTAGATGAAGTGGAAGAGGTTTTAAAGATCAACTGTGCGCCAGTGACATGGCCGATCGGTATGGGGCGAGAGTTAAAGGGTGTCTACCATATTCTTGAAGACTATATCCATCTCTATGATTCAAAAGAGCGTGGAACTCGCAGCAAAGGACAGATCATTCAAGGTTTAGATAGCCCTGAATTAGATGGGGTTTTAGGAGAGGAGCGGGCCAATGCTTTTCGTGAAGAAGTTGAGCTTGTTCGCGTGGCAAGTCATGAATTTGATCTTGAAGAGTATCTTGCCGGGCGTTTAACGCCGGTCTACTTCGGTTCTGCGATCACTAATTTCGGGGTTCAAGAGATGCTCGATGGATTTGTTGAGATTGCACCATGCCCTAAAAAGCAGGCAACCTTAACCCGTGAAGTATTAGCAGATGAAGAGCCATTAACAGGATTTGTTTTTAAGATTCAGGCCAATATGGATCCTCGCCATCGAGATCGTATCGCTTTTATGCGTGTCTGTTCCGGCAAATATACACCAGGAATGACCGCGCATCATGTTCGGATTGGCAAAAATATCCGTATTCCAGAAGCATTGACCTTTATGGCCTCCGATCGCGGTCATTTAGAAGAGGCCTATGCCGGCGATATTATCGGTATCTACAATCATGGAACGATCCGTATTGGGGATACCTTTACCGAAGGTGAAGAGCTAAGCTTTAAAGGAATTCCTGATTTTGCACCAGAACTCTTTCGTCGTGCGCGTCTTCGCGATCCTCTAAAGATGAAGCATCTTGAGCGTGGTCTTGAACAGCTTTGTGAAGAGGGAGCGACACAGCTCTTCAAACCCCTTCGTAATAATGATCTAATCATTGGTGCGGTGGGAATTCTTCAGTTTGATGTGGTCGCCCATCGATTAAAGCTTGAGTACAATGTAGATTGTATCTTTGAGCATGTCGAGGTCTCTACAGCACGATGGGTCCATGCTAAAGATCCGAAGAAGTTTGCCGAATTTAAGAAGCGGGCGGAAGATAACTTAGCGATCGATCACCATGGAGAGTATGTCTATATTGCTCCTACACGAGTTAATTTACATTTAGCGCAAGAGCGTTATCCAGATATTCAATTTGATGCCTTCCGTGAGATTCATGGTTAA
- a CDS encoding universal stress protein, with product MSESNEYQHILVAVDQSADAERVGRQALIVAQRNHAKITLLNILEGISISAGYELMPIIPQVSDSEIIAEAKKSMRELSLKLGIPDCDTMVISALSTKEGILRAAEELKADLLVIGSHTRSGLGVLLGSTSGSIINDSPCDILTVKVS from the coding sequence ATGTCTGAATCGAATGAGTATCAACATATTCTTGTAGCAGTTGACCAATCTGCAGATGCAGAAAGGGTTGGCCGTCAAGCCCTTATCGTTGCACAAAGAAACCATGCAAAGATTACCCTCCTCAATATCTTAGAAGGTATCAGTATTAGTGCCGGCTATGAGCTTATGCCTATTATTCCACAGGTCTCTGATAGTGAAATTATTGCAGAAGCAAAAAAATCGATGCGCGAGCTCTCTCTCAAGTTGGGAATTCCAGATTGTGACACAATGGTCATCTCTGCATTATCAACGAAAGAAGGTATCCTACGTGCAGCAGAAGAGCTCAAAGCGGATCTTTTAGTGATCGGCTCCCATACCCGCTCTGGCCTTGGAGTCCTATTAGGATCAACATCGGGATCGATCATCAATGATTCCCCTTGCGATATCTTAACAGTGAAGGTTTCATAA
- the mgtE gene encoding magnesium transporter has protein sequence MVIQDRNMKFGIESAGSLMSNDFITLDVNHTVDEAIDYLRKNLYQREDIHYVYILNQDKVLVGVVAIRELLSAKGDEMIANVMKTKLKKVTTAVDQEEVAQLFQDTDLVTIPVVAESGHLLGVIHIDQILDVMEQEGTEDIYRMASIKSDQLDNQNLLTATIGLLYRKRVAWLVVLVFMNIFSGAGIATYEDLIESNVALVFFLPLLVDSGGNAGAQSATLVIRAMALGEVRIKDWFRMIGKETIISALLGFTMALAVSLVGFYRGGVEIAFIVALTMVFVVMIGSIIGLSLPFIFSKMKMDPATASGPLITSICDIVGVFIYFGIASAFITL, from the coding sequence ATGGTAATTCAAGATCGTAATATGAAATTTGGCATTGAGAGCGCCGGGTCCCTAATGTCCAATGACTTTATCACCCTCGATGTCAATCATACGGTTGATGAGGCAATCGACTATCTTCGTAAAAATCTCTACCAAAGAGAAGATATTCACTACGTCTATATTCTCAATCAAGATAAAGTTCTTGTTGGTGTCGTTGCAATTAGAGAGCTTCTCTCTGCAAAAGGCGATGAGATGATTGCGAATGTCATGAAGACAAAACTCAAAAAAGTGACAACGGCAGTCGATCAAGAAGAGGTGGCGCAACTCTTTCAAGATACAGATCTTGTGACAATCCCCGTTGTTGCTGAATCAGGTCACCTATTAGGCGTCATTCATATCGATCAAATTTTAGATGTGATGGAACAAGAGGGTACTGAAGATATCTATCGTATGGCTTCGATCAAGAGTGATCAGCTCGATAATCAAAATCTTCTGACGGCAACTATCGGTCTTCTCTACCGTAAACGAGTTGCTTGGCTAGTTGTTCTTGTCTTTATGAATATCTTCTCTGGTGCGGGGATCGCAACTTATGAAGATCTTATTGAGAGCAATGTCGCACTGGTCTTCTTCCTCCCCTTATTAGTCGATAGTGGAGGTAACGCCGGAGCACAGTCCGCAACATTAGTGATTCGAGCGATGGCGCTTGGAGAAGTTCGTATCAAAGATTGGTTTAGAATGATTGGGAAAGAGACTATCATCTCTGCACTCCTTGGCTTTACAATGGCGCTTGCCGTCTCATTGGTAGGATTCTACCGTGGTGGTGTTGAGATTGCTTTCATTGTGGCATTAACGATGGTTTTTGTTGTCATGATTGGTAGCATCATTGGACTTTCACTCCCCTTTATCTTTAGTAAGATGAAGATGGACCCTGCAACAGCAAGTGGCCCGCTAATCACCTCTATCTGTGATATTGTCGGTGTCTTTATCTACTTCGGCATTGCGAGTGCATTTATTACACTCTAA
- the metG gene encoding methionine--tRNA ligase → MQRKRDIFVTNALPFANGDIHLGHLLGYAQADIWVRFQRMLGNNVYYICADDTHGTPIMLKADSLGITPEELIAKAHAAHLQDFDNFHIDFDNYYTTHSKENQQLVEEIYLTLKANDLIETKTIEQFYDEERKMFLPDRFIKGECPKCHAKDQYGDNCEACGATYRPTELINPFSVVTGKTPVMRPSEHFFFKLSDPRCVEFLRQFLEDKERLQPEAANKMREWIGEEGDCKLSDWDISRDAPYFGFPIPNAENKYFYVWLDAPIGYFASFKNYCDRVGNIDFESFIKRDKAEATGTEMVHFIGKDIMYFHTLFWPAMLNFSGHRVPSQYAINGFLTVDGAKMSKSRGTFITADSYIAQKLDPEWLRYYFAAKSNGAIDDFDLNLDDFVNRVNADLIGKYVNIASRTSRFISKNFDNRLGEIAAESVALIDSVIARAPAIQEGFEKRNFAAALREISAACDDVNEHFDQMKPWEIAKDESRAKLLQDLCTGYLEAFRILTLYLKPVLPVVAERVEKFLNIAPLTFAALHEKLPQGHLINDYEHLMTRLNRKDLDAMIEANREALSVERKDAQQADKAGDKVVKSEQKKGGKGSDKGVDKSEEEAYISIDDFAKIDLRLGKVLSCDFIEGADKLLTFQIDLGEERPRTIFSGIRKFYQDPAALVGMYVVVVANLAPRKMRFGVSEGMILSASTKEELTLLTSLSELKPGAKIS, encoded by the coding sequence ATGCAACGAAAGAGAGATATTTTTGTCACAAACGCACTGCCATTTGCCAATGGAGATATTCATTTAGGGCATCTATTAGGGTATGCTCAAGCCGATATTTGGGTGCGTTTTCAGCGAATGCTTGGAAACAATGTTTATTATATCTGCGCTGATGATACCCATGGAACGCCCATTATGCTAAAGGCAGACTCTCTTGGTATTACTCCTGAAGAGTTAATTGCAAAAGCGCATGCGGCACATCTGCAAGATTTTGATAATTTCCATATCGATTTTGATAATTATTACACGACACATTCAAAAGAGAATCAGCAGTTAGTTGAAGAGATCTATCTTACGCTCAAAGCAAATGATCTAATAGAGACAAAAACGATTGAGCAGTTCTATGATGAAGAGCGCAAGATGTTTTTACCTGATCGTTTCATTAAGGGAGAGTGCCCTAAATGTCATGCTAAAGATCAATATGGGGATAACTGTGAAGCGTGTGGTGCGACTTATCGGCCGACAGAATTGATCAACCCCTTCTCTGTTGTGACAGGGAAGACTCCAGTCATGCGCCCTTCTGAACACTTCTTCTTTAAGTTATCAGATCCACGTTGTGTCGAATTCCTGCGTCAATTCCTAGAAGATAAAGAGCGCTTGCAACCTGAAGCGGCCAATAAGATGCGTGAATGGATTGGTGAAGAGGGAGATTGTAAGCTCTCAGATTGGGATATCTCTCGAGATGCCCCCTATTTTGGGTTCCCTATTCCAAACGCGGAAAATAAATATTTCTATGTTTGGTTAGATGCCCCGATCGGTTATTTTGCTTCATTTAAGAACTATTGTGATCGTGTTGGTAATATTGATTTTGAGAGCTTTATTAAGAGAGATAAGGCAGAAGCTACCGGCACGGAGATGGTCCATTTTATCGGTAAAGATATTATGTATTTCCATACGCTCTTCTGGCCTGCAATGCTCAATTTCTCTGGACATCGTGTCCCTTCTCAATATGCGATTAATGGCTTTTTAACCGTAGATGGCGCGAAGATGAGTAAATCGCGCGGCACATTTATTACTGCTGATTCCTATATTGCTCAGAAGCTCGATCCAGAATGGTTGCGTTACTATTTTGCTGCAAAATCGAATGGAGCAATCGATGATTTTGATCTCAACCTCGATGATTTTGTGAATCGTGTTAATGCGGATCTTATCGGTAAATATGTCAATATTGCTTCAAGAACAAGTCGCTTTATCTCAAAAAACTTTGATAATCGGTTAGGTGAGATTGCAGCGGAATCGGTGGCATTGATCGACTCTGTTATTGCGCGTGCGCCCGCAATTCAAGAGGGCTTTGAAAAGCGTAATTTTGCCGCAGCTCTAAGAGAGATCTCAGCAGCTTGTGATGATGTGAATGAGCATTTTGATCAGATGAAGCCCTGGGAGATTGCTAAAGATGAGAGCAGAGCAAAATTACTTCAAGATCTCTGTACCGGCTATTTAGAAGCCTTTAGAATTTTAACGCTCTATCTTAAACCAGTGTTACCAGTGGTTGCAGAGCGTGTAGAGAAATTCCTCAATATTGCACCTTTAACTTTTGCAGCGCTTCATGAGAAATTACCTCAGGGGCATCTTATCAACGATTATGAGCATCTGATGACGCGTCTTAATCGTAAAGATCTCGATGCGATGATTGAAGCGAATCGTGAAGCCTTGAGTGTCGAGCGTAAAGATGCGCAACAAGCTGATAAAGCGGGCGATAAGGTCGTAAAGAGCGAGCAAAAAAAGGGCGGTAAGGGTTCTGATAAAGGTGTTGATAAAAGCGAAGAGGAGGCATATATCTCGATCGATGATTTTGCCAAGATCGATCTTCGTTTAGGAAAGGTACTTTCATGCGATTTTATTGAAGGGGCTGATAAGCTTTTAACGTTCCAGATCGATTTAGGCGAGGAGCGTCCCCGCACTATCTTCTCCGGCATCCGTAAGTTTTATCAAGATCCTGCCGCTTTAGTGGGAATGTATGTGGTGGTGGTTGCAAATCTAGCGCCGAGAAAGATGCGTTTTGGTGTGAGTGAAGGAATGATTCTGTCTGCCTCCACCAAAGAGGAGTTAACCCTCTTAACCTCTTTAAGTGAGCTTAAACCCGGGGCGAAGATTTCGTAA
- the ispF gene encoding 2-C-methyl-D-erythritol 2,4-cyclodiphosphate synthase, producing MRIGFGFDVHTFQEGDHLMLGGVKIPFHKAFKAHSDGDVVLHALTDAILGAVKAGDIGTLFPDTDPRYKDADSRLLLKEAYQIVLDRGYKIGNIDITIMAEQPKMKPYRAAIESVIAADLNISTEDINVKATTMEKLGFVGREEGIAAQVAVLLKRQE from the coding sequence ATGAGAATAGGATTTGGTTTTGATGTTCATACCTTTCAAGAGGGTGATCATCTTATGTTAGGTGGGGTAAAGATCCCTTTTCATAAAGCATTTAAAGCGCACTCAGATGGTGATGTGGTGCTTCATGCCCTAACAGATGCTATTTTAGGAGCGGTAAAGGCGGGAGATATTGGAACACTTTTCCCCGATACTGATCCACGTTATAAAGATGCCGATAGTCGCCTTCTCCTTAAAGAGGCTTACCAAATTGTTCTCGATAGAGGTTATAAGATTGGTAATATCGATATTACGATTATGGCGGAACAACCGAAGATGAAACCCTATAGAGCGGCGATTGAATCTGTGATTGCCGCAGATCTTAATATCTCCACAGAGGATATCAATGTTAAAGCGACAACTATGGAGAAGTTAGGTTTTGTCGGTAGGGAAGAGGGAATTGCCGCACAGGTCGCCGTCTTATTAAAGCGTCAGGAGTAA
- the ispD gene encoding 2-C-methyl-D-erythritol 4-phosphate cytidylyltransferase: MSTQKGEQELYFIIPAAGVGSRMGSEVPKQYLKIAGESILTHTLKLFLGVAEMNGGVVALSAEDETPLAVESESLWRVEGGATRTDSVAAGLYFLKEKLSRAGKDLNKIWVAVHDAARPGLRPEELSLFLRSVLEDAPQGGAIMALPAQDTVKRVDRAGLIIETIDRDRIWLAQTPQMAPLLTLIEATERAEREGAKVTDEASLLEYNGLSPKVYRGYPHNFKVTYPEDLQLMSLYFSERRE, encoded by the coding sequence TTGAGTACTCAAAAGGGAGAGCAAGAACTCTATTTTATTATTCCCGCAGCGGGCGTTGGAAGTCGCATGGGGTCTGAAGTACCAAAGCAATATCTCAAGATTGCCGGGGAGAGCATCTTAACGCATACCTTAAAATTATTTTTAGGAGTTGCGGAGATGAATGGTGGCGTTGTCGCTCTATCTGCTGAGGATGAAACACCTTTAGCGGTCGAGAGCGAATCTCTATGGCGGGTTGAGGGGGGAGCTACACGAACAGATTCTGTTGCCGCGGGGCTCTACTTCTTAAAAGAGAAATTAAGTCGTGCGGGAAAAGATCTCAATAAAATCTGGGTTGCTGTACACGATGCGGCAAGACCGGGGTTGAGACCTGAAGAGCTCTCTCTCTTTCTTCGATCTGTATTAGAAGATGCGCCGCAAGGGGGAGCTATTATGGCCTTACCGGCGCAAGATACTGTGAAACGTGTCGATAGAGCTGGATTAATTATCGAAACGATTGATCGTGATCGAATCTGGTTAGCACAAACTCCCCAAATGGCGCCACTTTTAACACTGATTGAAGCTACCGAGCGTGCAGAGCGAGAAGGTGCAAAAGTGACAGATGAGGCTTCACTTTTAGAGTATAATGGCCTCTCACCAAAGGTCTATCGGGGTTATCCACATAATTTTAAAGTCACATATCCTGAAGACCTACAATTAATGAGCCTCTATTTTAGTGAGAGAAGAGAATGA
- the ihfB gene encoding integration host factor subunit beta codes for MTRSELVQRLSAKYPHCSTAEVEKSVKKILEHITETLGKGGRIEIRGFGSFSVRYREPKIGRNPKTGDAVKLSGKYTTHFKPGKLLRERVNESREHYELPK; via the coding sequence GTGACTAGATCAGAGCTAGTACAAAGATTAAGTGCAAAATACCCACACTGTTCAACAGCTGAAGTTGAAAAGAGTGTTAAGAAAATTTTAGAACATATTACAGAGACCTTAGGGAAGGGCGGGCGTATCGAGATTAGAGGATTTGGTAGTTTCTCTGTTCGTTATCGAGAGCCTAAGATAGGGCGCAACCCGAAGACCGGAGATGCAGTAAAATTAAGTGGCAAATATACCACCCACTTTAAACCGGGTAAATTGCTCCGTGAGCGGGTCAATGAAAGCCGTGAGCATTATGAGCTTCCGAAGTAG
- the rpsA gene encoding 30S ribosomal protein S1, with the protein MSLSFAELFEQSIAEEQAREIGAIIEATVVKIENGFVIVDAGLKSEGRIPAEQFQDLNGEIEVQVGDKVDVVLESLEDGFGETRLSREKAKRAEVWAFLEKKLENDEIIKGVISGRVKGGFTVDIGTERAFLPGSLVDVRPVRDIAYLEGKELELKVIKLDQKRNNIVVSRRAVLEEEYSAEREELLKTLEEGDVVKGIVKNLTDYGAFIDLGGIDGLLHITDMAWKRVRHPSEIVEINQEIEVKLLKFDKERNRVSLGLKQLGEDPWKDIAMRFPAGLQTKGKVTNITDYGCFVEIEPGIEGLVHVSEMDWTNKNVNPSKVVTAGEEVGVVVLDIDEERRRISLGMKQCMPNPWSEFEMKYNKNDKIKGTIKSITDFGIFIGLEGGIDGLVHLSDISWSVPGEEAIREYSRGDEIEAMVLAVDADRERISLGIKQLDQDPFSSFLAEHEKGSLVKGVVTEVDAKYAVVDLGNGVEGNLRASEISSERVEDVRNVYNVGDEVEARFVSVDRRNRSIVLSVKAVDEVSPQDIAEYTNDNVGATTFGDLLKEQLKQQ; encoded by the coding sequence ATGTCATTAAGTTTTGCAGAATTATTTGAGCAATCAATCGCCGAAGAACAAGCACGTGAAATTGGTGCAATCATTGAAGCAACGGTTGTAAAAATCGAAAACGGTTTTGTAATCGTTGATGCTGGCCTTAAGAGTGAAGGTCGCATCCCCGCTGAACAATTTCAAGATTTAAATGGTGAAATTGAAGTTCAAGTTGGTGATAAAGTGGACGTTGTCCTTGAGTCATTAGAAGATGGTTTCGGTGAAACTCGTCTTTCACGTGAAAAAGCGAAACGTGCAGAAGTATGGGCATTCCTTGAGAAGAAACTTGAAAATGATGAAATCATTAAAGGTGTTATCTCAGGTCGCGTTAAAGGTGGATTTACTGTTGATATCGGTACAGAGCGCGCGTTCTTACCAGGTTCATTAGTAGATGTTCGCCCTGTTCGTGATATCGCATATCTTGAAGGTAAAGAGCTTGAGTTAAAAGTTATCAAGCTTGACCAAAAGCGTAACAACATCGTTGTTTCACGCCGCGCGGTACTTGAAGAAGAGTATTCTGCAGAACGTGAAGAGCTTCTCAAAACACTTGAAGAAGGTGATGTTGTTAAAGGGATCGTTAAGAACCTTACTGATTACGGTGCGTTTATCGACCTTGGTGGTATTGATGGTCTTCTCCATATCACAGATATGGCGTGGAAACGTGTTCGTCACCCATCTGAGATCGTAGAGATCAATCAAGAGATCGAAGTTAAGCTTCTTAAATTTGATAAAGAGCGTAACCGTGTATCACTTGGTCTTAAACAACTTGGTGAAGATCCATGGAAAGATATCGCTATGCGCTTCCCTGCAGGTCTTCAAACAAAAGGTAAAGTTACTAACATTACTGATTACGGTTGTTTCGTTGAGATTGAGCCAGGTATCGAAGGTCTTGTTCACGTTTCAGAAATGGATTGGACTAACAAAAACGTTAATCCTTCTAAAGTTGTTACAGCGGGTGAAGAAGTGGGCGTTGTGGTTCTCGATATCGATGAAGAGCGTCGCCGTATCTCTCTCGGTATGAAACAGTGCATGCCAAATCCATGGTCTGAGTTCGAGATGAAATATAACAAGAACGATAAGATCAAAGGTACAATCAAATCTATTACAGATTTCGGTATCTTCATCGGTCTTGAAGGTGGCATTGATGGTCTTGTTCACCTTTCTGATATTTCATGGAGCGTTCCTGGTGAAGAAGCGATCCGCGAATATAGCCGTGGTGATGAGATCGAAGCAATGGTATTAGCAGTTGATGCTGATCGTGAGCGTATCTCTTTAGGTATCAAACAACTTGACCAAGACCCATTCTCTTCATTCTTAGCAGAGCATGAGAAAGGTTCTTTAGTGAAAGGTGTTGTTACTGAAGTTGATGCTAAGTATGCAGTTGTTGATCTTGGTAACGGTGTTGAAGGTAACCTTCGCGCATCTGAAATTTCATCTGAGCGTGTAGAAGATGTTCGTAACGTCTATAACGTAGGTGATGAAGTTGAAGCACGTTTTGTAAGCGTTGATCGCCGTAATCGTTCAATCGTTCTCTCTGTGAAAGCAGTTGACGAAGTAAGCCCACAAGATATCGCTGAGTACACAAATGATAATGTTGGTGCGACAACTTTCGGTGATCTCTTAAAAGAGCAGTTAAAACAGCAATAA
- the cmk gene encoding (d)CMP kinase: protein MQNVITIDGPSGVGKGTLSLQLAKKLGWHFLDSGAIYRAVALFAEKRGVDLEDEVLVASLAAALPLRFEVVGSALNIYLEEEDVTHKIREEKTGNKASIVAKHPQVRENLLQRQRDFAQAPGLIADGRDMGTVVFPSAKLKLFLTATAEERAKRRHKQLLESGICVNIEQILSEVEARDERDRTRSSAPLIAADDAIVIDTSKLGVDEVYASAWKVIKERFF from the coding sequence ATGCAAAATGTTATAACGATAGATGGCCCTAGTGGTGTAGGTAAAGGAACTCTCTCCTTACAGCTAGCAAAAAAATTGGGCTGGCACTTTTTAGACTCAGGAGCGATCTACCGCGCAGTGGCTCTTTTTGCTGAAAAGAGAGGGGTAGATCTTGAGGATGAGGTTTTAGTCGCTTCTCTTGCAGCAGCGTTACCCCTTCGTTTCGAAGTGGTGGGTTCTGCTCTCAATATCTATTTAGAAGAGGAAGATGTTACCCATAAGATTCGTGAAGAGAAGACGGGTAATAAGGCTTCAATCGTTGCCAAACATCCGCAAGTTCGGGAAAACTTACTTCAACGGCAACGTGATTTTGCACAAGCGCCGGGACTTATTGCTGATGGTCGAGATATGGGAACGGTGGTCTTTCCAAGTGCAAAATTGAAACTCTTTTTAACAGCTACTGCAGAAGAGCGGGCAAAAAGACGGCATAAACAGTTGTTAGAGAGTGGAATTTGCGTTAATATAGAGCAGATTTTATCTGAGGTGGAAGCAAGAGATGAGCGAGATCGGACGCGATCGAGCGCCCCCCTTATTGCAGCAGATGATGCGATAGTGATCGATACATCTAAACTTGGGGTGGATGAAGTCTATGCATCGGCTTGGAAAGTGATTAAAGAGAGATTCTTTTAA
- the hemC gene encoding hydroxymethylbilane synthase: MKLTIATRESPLALWQANHVRSELLKHFPEMEIELLGMTTKGDQLLSSPLSKIGGKGLFIKELEVAMLEGRADIAVHSMKDVPMASQLPEGMSVPVILKREDPRDALVSINYKSLDDLPEGAVVGSCSLRRRAQLLAHRPDLQIKDLRGNVNTRLQKLENGEYDAIILAAAGLIRLGFEEKITQLLPDTISLPAVGQGAIGIECVTNNHAVQEVIAKLNDEETAICVSAERAFNAKLNGGCQAPIAGFAQLSEKGLYLRGLVGDLDHGTIIYHELWGKPEEAVALGEALADNLLSRGAKEILEKIYG, from the coding sequence ATGAAATTAACAATTGCAACACGTGAAAGTCCTCTCGCGCTCTGGCAAGCGAACCATGTTCGAAGTGAACTCCTCAAGCATTTCCCGGAAATGGAGATTGAATTGCTCGGCATGACAACAAAGGGGGATCAACTACTCTCTTCACCTCTTAGTAAAATAGGGGGAAAAGGGCTCTTTATCAAAGAGCTAGAGGTTGCGATGTTAGAAGGAAGAGCAGATATTGCTGTTCACTCAATGAAAGATGTTCCCATGGCATCTCAACTCCCTGAAGGGATGAGTGTACCTGTAATCTTAAAACGAGAAGATCCAAGAGATGCGCTTGTCTCCATTAACTATAAATCCTTAGATGATCTTCCTGAAGGTGCAGTAGTAGGTTCATGCTCACTACGTCGTAGAGCTCAACTACTAGCACATCGCCCCGACCTTCAGATTAAAGATCTTCGAGGAAATGTAAATACACGCCTCCAAAAATTAGAAAATGGAGAGTATGATGCCATTATCCTTGCAGCGGCAGGATTAATCCGCTTAGGCTTTGAAGAGAAGATCACCCAACTTCTTCCCGATACAATCTCCCTACCCGCCGTCGGTCAAGGCGCAATTGGAATCGAATGTGTCACTAACAATCATGCGGTTCAAGAGGTGATTGCCAAATTGAACGATGAAGAGACCGCTATCTGTGTTTCGGCAGAGAGAGCTTTCAATGCAAAACTTAATGGTGGTTGCCAAGCACCTATTGCCGGCTTTGCCCAATTGAGTGAAAAGGGGCTCTATCTTAGAGGCTTAGTAGGAGATCTCGATCATGGGACAATTATCTATCATGAGTTGTGGGGAAAACCTGAAGAAGCGGTCGCCTTAGGAGAAGCCCTTGCAGATAACCTTCTCTCTCGTGGCGCAAAAGAGATACTTGAAAAGATCTATGGCTAA